Genomic segment of Deltaproteobacteria bacterium:
ACACTGTTCGGACTGGAGTTCCTGGTTCGGGGCGCTACACAATACAGCGAACCCGGCGTGTTCATGTCGTTCGAGGAATCGATCCCAGACCTGACCAAGAATGTCGCTTCGCTGGGTTTCGACCTGGACCGGCTGGTGGCGGACAAGAAACTGTTCGTGGACCACGTGTCCATTACGCGAAGCCAGTTTGGGGAAACCGGCGAGTATGACCTCGAGGGCCTCTTCATTCGAATTGCCGACGCAGTCCAGAGGGTCGGGGCGCAGCGAGTCGTCCTGGACACCATTGAAGCGCTCTTCGGCTATTTGCCAAACCCAGGTATCCTGCGCGCCGAAATCCGCCGCCTGTTCAACTGGCTCAAGCAAAAAGGATTGACCACGGTCATTACCACCGAGCGGGACCAGCCCGACGGGCTGACCCGGCACGGCATAGAGGAGTTCGTCTCAGACTGCGTGATCCTGCTGGACCATCGTATCCGGGAGGAGATCTCGACCCGGCGCCTGCGCATCGTCAAGTACCGGGGATCGACCCACGGCACGAACGAGTATCCGTTCCTCATCGATAACCAAGGCATTTCAGTCCTGCCGATCTCCTCACTGGGCCTGGACCACGATGCGCCTGCCGAACGAGTCTCGAGCGGCATTGCCCGGTTGGATGGCATGATGGGCGGCAAGGGCTTTTATCGGGGGAGCAGCATTCTGGCATCCGGCACCGCGGGAACCGGTAAAACCACCATTGCGGCATGTTTCGTGGATGCGGCCTGCCGCCGCGGCGAGCGCTGCTTGTTTTTCGCTTTCGAGGAATCACCCCGGCAGATCGTCCGCAATGTGCGTTCGATCGGCATCGACCTCGAGCCATGGGTCCGCAAAGGGCTCCTGCAATTCCATGCGGCGCGTCCCACCTACGGGGGGATCGAACAGGTCCTGTTACTGACCCACAAACGCATCACCAGCTTCCAGCCCAGCATCGT
This window contains:
- the kaiC gene encoding circadian clock protein KaiC, translated to MAQKKKASQPSSKTLPKAPTGIQGLDEITGGGLPRGRPTLVSGGAGSGKTLFGLEFLVRGATQYSEPGVFMSFEESIPDLTKNVASLGFDLDRLVADKKLFVDHVSITRSQFGETGEYDLEGLFIRIADAVQRVGAQRVVLDTIEALFGYLPNPGILRAEIRRLFNWLKQKGLTTVITTERDQPDGLTRHGIEEFVSDCVILLDHRIREEISTRRLRIVKYRGSTHGTNEYPFLIDNQGISVLPISSLGLDHDAPAERVSSGIARLDGMMGGKGFYRGSSILASGTAGTGKTTIAACFVDAACRRGERCLFFAFEESPRQIVRNVRSIGIDLEPWVRKGLLQFHAARPTYGGIEQVLLLTHKRITSFQPSIVVVDPVTNLLMVSTQNEVRSMLTRLVDFLKTRGVTAIFTSLTAAGSMEASEADVSSLMDTWLLLKNIEVGGERNRALYVLKSRGMEHSNQIREFVLTDDGLRLLDVYLGPEGVLTGSARMSQEMREKAVVTFRRQELESRRRELERKRRIFEARMVMLRAEFEVEEEVIQQTISESELLGKEVVQDRGQMVLSRQADSSSYKKKDVSARAARKR